In a single window of the Delftia tsuruhatensis genome:
- a CDS encoding bifunctional enoyl-CoA hydratase/phosphate acetyltransferase has product MTPSTASDAASPPEDLALLHNHRFDELRVGDSASLDRTLSTQDLRLFAALSGAAVADSTDGSADGDDTPLIAHGMWGGMLLASVLGTRLPGPGTTLAGQTLRFLAPLAAGDRLTVRVEVLDKQAEQRQVTLAVACTNQHGAAVIEGQAIVHAPTRHIERQRTSLPEIRLNAGGRDGLQRLLAHVAGLPPIRVAVVHPCDEPSLSAALDARREGLIDPILVGPRARLEAVAAEHGLDLGGLRIEDVPHSHAAAKRGAELAASGDAEAIMKGSLHTDELMAEVVASASGLRTKRRVSHCFVLQTPHYPRPFIVTDAAINLAPDLQQKADIVRNAIALAHAIGVPEPKVAILAAVETVSPHMPATLDAAALCKMADRGQIAGGVLDGPLAFDNAVSMAAARTKGIDSPVAGQADILVVPDLESGNMLAKQLMYMGEAASAGIVMGAKVPVILTSRADSRASRIASCAIALLLAHRYRNTPP; this is encoded by the coding sequence ATGACTCCTTCCACCGCATCCGATGCGGCCTCGCCGCCTGAAGACCTGGCGCTGCTGCACAACCACCGCTTTGACGAGTTGCGCGTGGGCGACAGTGCCAGCCTGGACCGCACCCTGAGCACGCAGGACCTGCGCCTGTTCGCCGCCCTGTCGGGCGCGGCCGTGGCCGACAGCACGGACGGCAGCGCCGATGGCGACGACACCCCCTTGATCGCCCACGGCATGTGGGGCGGCATGCTGCTGGCCTCGGTGCTGGGCACGCGGCTGCCGGGCCCCGGCACCACGCTGGCGGGCCAGACGCTGCGCTTTCTCGCGCCGCTGGCGGCCGGTGACCGCCTCACGGTGCGCGTGGAGGTGCTGGACAAGCAGGCCGAACAGCGCCAGGTCACGCTGGCCGTGGCCTGCACCAACCAGCATGGCGCGGCCGTGATCGAAGGCCAGGCCATCGTGCACGCGCCCACGCGCCATATCGAGCGCCAGCGCACCAGCCTGCCCGAGATCCGCCTGAACGCGGGCGGGCGCGACGGCCTGCAGCGCCTGCTGGCCCATGTGGCCGGACTGCCGCCCATCCGCGTGGCCGTGGTCCATCCCTGCGACGAGCCCAGCCTCTCGGCCGCGCTGGATGCGCGCCGCGAAGGCCTGATCGACCCCATCCTGGTCGGCCCGCGTGCACGGCTGGAGGCCGTGGCCGCCGAGCACGGGCTGGACCTGGGCGGGCTGCGCATCGAGGACGTGCCGCACAGCCACGCCGCGGCCAAGCGCGGTGCCGAACTGGCCGCCTCGGGCGATGCGGAGGCCATCATGAAGGGCAGCCTGCACACCGACGAACTCATGGCCGAGGTCGTGGCCTCGGCCTCGGGCCTGCGCACCAAGCGCCGCGTCAGCCATTGCTTCGTATTGCAGACGCCGCACTATCCCCGGCCCTTCATCGTCACCGACGCCGCCATCAACCTCGCGCCCGACCTGCAGCAAAAGGCCGACATCGTGCGCAATGCCATCGCCCTGGCCCATGCCATCGGCGTGCCCGAGCCCAAGGTCGCCATCCTGGCCGCCGTGGAGACCGTCAGCCCCCACATGCCCGCCACGCTGGATGCGGCCGCGCTGTGCAAGATGGCCGACCGCGGCCAGATCGCGGGCGGCGTGCTCGACGGCCCGCTGGCCTTCGACAACGCCGTGTCCATGGCCGCCGCGCGCACCAAGGGCATCGATTCGCCGGTCGCGGGCCAGGCCGACATCCTCGTCGTGCCCGACCTGGAAAGCGGCAACATGCTGGCCAAGCAGCTCATGTACATGGGCGAGGCTGCCAGCGCCGGCATCGTCATGGGTGCCAAGGTGCCCGTCATCCTGACCAGCCGCGCGGACAGTCGCGCATCGCGCATCGCCTCCTGCGCCATCGCCCTGCTGCTGGCCCACCGCTACCGGAACACCCCGCCATGA
- a CDS encoding DUF3141 domain-containing protein yields MWGDPLKLPQAAAQYATDAWQRTLLYADIRRQRGNQYREHLAEEVPNVLSFQAEIVLSGLELPRPVNYGLARIAPMAGTVVDPASRPFIVVDPRAGHGPGIGGFKPDSEIGAALKAGHPCYFVGFLPDPVPGQTVEDVMRAEAEFVRKVAELHPESRGKPAVIGNCQAGWQILMTAAVWPELFGPIIVAGAPLSYWAGDNPMRYGGGLMGGSWMTALTSDLGAGRFDGAWLVQNFENLNPANTLWEKQYQVYADVDTEGPRYLGFEKYWGGHVFLEGREMQYIVDNLFIGNRLATAELTTSDGVRIDLRNIRSPIVVFCSHGDNITPPGQALGWITDLYRDDEDIAAHDQTIVFATHDSIGHLGIFVSGAVGRKEHREFAEHIDIIDLLPAGIYRAEIADRPAGVPPQELTDDAYLMKIRRSSLDEVRAIVQPDPESERHFAAAARVSEINLALYRNTVQPWVQALSTPLSARWLQAMHPLRVGYECWSDSHPLAPAVAQAAEHARENRRAVDADNPFLKAQEALSQATVQLLDSYRDQRDTMQARLFHAIYGSPLVQALAGQSRQDDGPPRPHPGESPEHCQYMRQELARLHEGVDQGGLYEAVIRALFHVLRARGEADERHFRHAWRLLQDHLGGVPPDMAQFRRIVRRQALLMQREPEAAMAAIAHLLAASPARDIRWGMATVDELANQGGNLSEAEHQRLQQALAHFVRALETAEPATAVPQPPQQPAPPTAAAPAKSTPARKAATRAPASRAHTSPRKKR; encoded by the coding sequence ATGTGGGGAGATCCGCTGAAGCTGCCCCAGGCAGCGGCGCAGTACGCCACGGACGCCTGGCAGCGCACGCTGCTGTATGCCGACATCCGGCGCCAGCGCGGCAACCAGTACCGCGAGCACCTGGCAGAGGAAGTGCCCAATGTGCTGAGCTTCCAGGCCGAGATCGTGCTGTCGGGGCTGGAGCTTCCGCGCCCCGTCAACTACGGCCTGGCGCGCATCGCGCCCATGGCCGGCACCGTGGTCGATCCGGCCAGCCGCCCCTTCATCGTCGTCGATCCGCGCGCCGGCCATGGCCCGGGCATCGGCGGCTTCAAGCCCGACAGCGAGATCGGCGCGGCCCTGAAGGCCGGTCATCCCTGCTACTTCGTGGGCTTCCTGCCCGACCCGGTACCCGGCCAGACCGTCGAGGACGTGATGCGCGCCGAGGCCGAATTCGTGCGCAAGGTCGCCGAGCTGCACCCCGAAAGCCGGGGCAAGCCCGCCGTCATCGGCAACTGCCAGGCCGGCTGGCAGATCCTCATGACCGCCGCCGTCTGGCCCGAGCTGTTCGGCCCCATCATCGTGGCCGGCGCACCGCTGTCCTACTGGGCCGGCGACAACCCCATGCGCTATGGCGGCGGCCTGATGGGCGGCAGCTGGATGACGGCGCTGACCAGCGACCTGGGCGCGGGCCGATTCGACGGCGCCTGGCTGGTGCAGAACTTCGAGAACCTCAACCCCGCCAACACGCTGTGGGAAAAGCAGTACCAGGTCTATGCCGACGTGGACACCGAGGGGCCGCGCTACCTGGGCTTCGAGAAGTACTGGGGCGGCCATGTCTTTCTCGAAGGCCGCGAGATGCAGTACATCGTGGACAACCTGTTCATCGGCAACCGGCTGGCCACGGCCGAGCTGACGACCTCGGACGGCGTGCGCATCGACCTGCGCAACATCCGCTCGCCCATCGTGGTGTTCTGCTCGCATGGCGACAACATCACGCCACCGGGCCAGGCCCTGGGCTGGATCACCGACCTGTACCGCGACGACGAGGACATCGCCGCCCACGACCAGACCATCGTCTTCGCCACGCATGACAGCATCGGCCACCTGGGCATCTTCGTCTCGGGCGCCGTGGGCCGCAAGGAGCACCGCGAGTTCGCCGAGCACATCGACATCATCGACCTGTTGCCCGCCGGCATCTACCGCGCCGAGATCGCCGACCGCCCGGCCGGCGTGCCGCCGCAGGAGCTGACCGACGACGCCTACCTGATGAAGATCCGGCGCAGCAGCCTGGACGAGGTGCGCGCCATCGTCCAGCCCGACCCCGAGAGCGAACGCCACTTCGCCGCGGCCGCGCGCGTCTCCGAGATCAACCTGGCCCTGTACCGCAACACCGTGCAGCCCTGGGTGCAGGCGCTGTCCACGCCGCTGTCGGCGCGCTGGCTGCAGGCCATGCATCCGCTGCGCGTGGGCTATGAGTGCTGGTCGGACTCGCACCCGCTGGCCCCGGCCGTGGCCCAGGCCGCCGAACATGCGCGCGAGAACCGGCGCGCCGTCGATGCCGACAACCCCTTCCTGAAGGCACAGGAAGCCCTGTCGCAGGCCACGGTGCAGTTGCTGGACAGCTACCGCGACCAGCGCGACACCATGCAGGCCCGGCTGTTCCATGCCATCTACGGCTCGCCCCTGGTGCAGGCGCTTGCCGGGCAAAGCCGCCAGGACGACGGGCCACCACGCCCCCACCCCGGGGAATCGCCCGAGCATTGCCAGTACATGCGACAGGAGCTGGCGCGGCTGCACGAGGGTGTGGACCAGGGGGGGCTCTACGAGGCCGTGATCCGTGCGCTGTTCCACGTGCTGCGCGCACGCGGAGAGGCCGATGAACGCCATTTCCGCCACGCCTGGCGGCTGCTGCAGGACCACCTGGGCGGCGTGCCGCCCGACATGGCGCAGTTCCGCCGCATCGTGCGACGCCAGGCGCTGCTCATGCAGCGCGAGCCCGAGGCCGCCATGGCGGCCATTGCCCATCTGCTGGCCGCCTCCCCGGCCCGCGACATCCGCTGGGGCATGGCGACGGTGGACGAGCTGGCCAACCAGGGCGGCAACCTCAGCGAGGCCGAGCACCAGCGCCTGCAGCAGGCCTTGGCCCATTTCGTGCGAGCCCTGGAGACGGCAGAGCCAGCGACCGCGGTGCCGCAGCCGCCGCAGCAACCCGCGCCGCCCACGGCAGCCGCACCTGCGAAGTCCACGCCGGCCCGCAAGGCAGCCACGCGCGCACCGGCCAGCCGCGCGCACACCAGCCCTCGAAAGAAACGATGA